The following are encoded together in the Thunnus albacares chromosome 7, fThuAlb1.1, whole genome shotgun sequence genome:
- the fbxo31 gene encoding F-box only protein 31 isoform X2, translated as MAVCARLCGVGQSRRCRRRQRHNQQDQGSDSDMDEEEEERIVGQRQGDVVVVGGGGCGAGGPESGVATAGPSDACEYGSGRVNRGGFRTSTGPPHPQSLKELPPELLVEIFSLLPGTALPNVALVCKKFRQILNTETIWRRRCIEEFGMQQDLRKMEVGGVSSRDLYVKLLHPYRHILGLWQPDIGPYGGLLNVVVDGLFIIGWMYLPPHDPRVEDPMRRRPLFRIHMWESNKATVECMYGHKGPHKGDIQTVKKDEFSTKCNQTDHHRMPGGRQEEFRTWLEEEWGRTLEEIFHEHMQELILMKFIYTSQYDNCLTYRRIYLPPTMPSDLLQPGLFKGTYGSHGLEIVMLSFHGTSARATKLTGDPNVPAGQLTLDVDLSRPLVLPDLEHQRNIEELSRLVLGVHEEVQREAEQQAKDSSATVRGTAEGACDGASGAEGTEADQGACSDSCQPGPSSSTHPPEAQPFTLPLGVMARNEVYPRTCRKCFYGTGLIAGHGFTSPERTPGLFVLFDEDRFGFIWLELKSFSLYSRLTDHLAHAHAPNMERFEAMLRNMQSWTS; from the exons ATGGCTGTTTGTGCCAGGCTCTGCGGAGTGGGTCAGTCGCGGAGGTGCCGGAGGCGACAGCGGCATAACCAGCAGGATCAGGGGAGCGATTCCGACATggacgaggaggaagaggagcggaTCGTGGGTCAGAGGCAAGGCGACGTCGTCGTCGTCGGCGGCGGCGGCTGCGGCGCAGGAGGCCCGGAGAGCGGCGTCGCCACTGCAGGGCCCAGTGACGCTTGTGAATATGGCAGCGGTCGTGTCAACAGAGGAGGCTTTCGCACCAGCACGGGACCTCCACACCCGCAATCATTAAAGGAATTACCGCCGGAGCTTCTGGTGGAAATCTTCTCTTTGCTTCCCGGAACAGCATTACCAAATGTCGCCCTCGTCTGCAAAAAATTCAGACAAATCCTTAACACTGAAACCATCTGGAGGAGGCGGTGCATTGAAG AGTTTGGCATGCAGCAAGATCTTAGGAAGATGGAAGTAGGAGGAGTATCTAGCCGGGACCTCTATGTGAAAC TGCTTCATCCATACAGACATATCTTGGGACTATGGCAGCCTGACATAGGCCCTTACGGCGGCTTGCTCAACGTTGTG GTGGATGGGCTCTTCATCATTGGCTGGATGTATTTGCCGCCTCATGACCCTCGTGTGGAGGATCCAATGAGAAGACGGCCGCTCTTCCGTATCCACATGTGGGAGAGCAACAAGGCCACTGTGGAGTGTATGTATGGACACAAGGGTCCCCACAAAGGAGACATACAG aCTGTGAAGAAGGATGAATTCTCAACAAAATGTAACCAGACTGATCATCACCGCATGCCAGGAGGCAGACAGGAG gagTTCAGGACATGGTTAGAGGAAGAATGGGGCCGGACACTAGAAGAAATCTTCCATGAGCACATGCAGGAGCTCATCTTGATGAAGTTCATTTATACTAGCCAATATGA taattgtttgacATACCGGCGGATCTATCTGCCTCCTACAATGCCCTCTGACCTGCTGCAGCCAGGCCTCTTCAAAGGAACCTATGGCAGTCACGGTTTGGAGATTGTCATGCTCAGTTTCCACGGGACTTCTGCAAGAGCCACCAAGCTCACT GGAGACCCCAACGTTCCTGCTGGGCAGCTCACTCTGGATGTTGACCTAAGTCGGCCTTTGGTCCTCCCAGACTTGGAGCACCAGCGCAACATAGAGGAGCTGTCGCGGCTGGTTTTAGGAGTACATGAAGAAGTGCAGAGGGAGGCGGAACAACAGGCCAAAGACTCTTCTGCCACAGTGAGAGGCACCGCAGAGGGGGCCTGTGATGGTGCTAGCGGAGCAGAAGGGACGGAGGCAGACCAAGGTGCCTGTTCAGACAGCTGCCAGCCAGGTCCCAGCAGCAGCACCCATCCTCCTGAAGCCCAGCCCTTCACTCTGCCCCTAGGGGTTATGGCTCGCAATGAGGTGTATCCTCGCACCTGCAGGAAATG CTTCTATGGGACAGGCCTGATCGCTGGGCACGGCTTTACAAGTCCAGAGCGCACCCCGGGGCTCTTTGTGCTGTTCGATGAGGACcgttttggtttcatctggctgGAGTTGAAGTCTTTCAGTCTGTACAGTCGCCTGACGGACCACCTAGCCCATGCTCATGCCCCAAACATGGAGCGATTTGAGGCCATGCTACGCAACATGCAGTCCTGGACATCCTGA
- the fbxo31 gene encoding F-box only protein 31 isoform X1, with the protein MAVCARLCGVGQSRRCRRRQRHNQQDQGSDSDMDEEEEERIVGQRQGDVVVVGGGGCGAGGPESGVATAGPSDACEYGSGRVNRGGFRTSTGPPHPQSLKELPPELLVEIFSLLPGTALPNVALVCKKFRQILNTETIWRRRCIEEFGMQQDLRKMEVGGVSSRDLYVKRVNPRVKSGRFMKLLPDYEHMDYRDVYTHLLHPYRHILGLWQPDIGPYGGLLNVVVDGLFIIGWMYLPPHDPRVEDPMRRRPLFRIHMWESNKATVECMYGHKGPHKGDIQTVKKDEFSTKCNQTDHHRMPGGRQEEFRTWLEEEWGRTLEEIFHEHMQELILMKFIYTSQYDNCLTYRRIYLPPTMPSDLLQPGLFKGTYGSHGLEIVMLSFHGTSARATKLTGDPNVPAGQLTLDVDLSRPLVLPDLEHQRNIEELSRLVLGVHEEVQREAEQQAKDSSATVRGTAEGACDGASGAEGTEADQGACSDSCQPGPSSSTHPPEAQPFTLPLGVMARNEVYPRTCRKCFYGTGLIAGHGFTSPERTPGLFVLFDEDRFGFIWLELKSFSLYSRLTDHLAHAHAPNMERFEAMLRNMQSWTS; encoded by the exons ATGGCTGTTTGTGCCAGGCTCTGCGGAGTGGGTCAGTCGCGGAGGTGCCGGAGGCGACAGCGGCATAACCAGCAGGATCAGGGGAGCGATTCCGACATggacgaggaggaagaggagcggaTCGTGGGTCAGAGGCAAGGCGACGTCGTCGTCGTCGGCGGCGGCGGCTGCGGCGCAGGAGGCCCGGAGAGCGGCGTCGCCACTGCAGGGCCCAGTGACGCTTGTGAATATGGCAGCGGTCGTGTCAACAGAGGAGGCTTTCGCACCAGCACGGGACCTCCACACCCGCAATCATTAAAGGAATTACCGCCGGAGCTTCTGGTGGAAATCTTCTCTTTGCTTCCCGGAACAGCATTACCAAATGTCGCCCTCGTCTGCAAAAAATTCAGACAAATCCTTAACACTGAAACCATCTGGAGGAGGCGGTGCATTGAAG AGTTTGGCATGCAGCAAGATCTTAGGAAGATGGAAGTAGGAGGAGTATCTAGCCGGGACCTCTATGTGAAAC GTGTCAACCCACGGGTGAAGTCTGGGCGCTTTATGAAGCTCCTTCCGGATTACGAGCACATGGACTATAGAGACgtgtacacacact TGCTTCATCCATACAGACATATCTTGGGACTATGGCAGCCTGACATAGGCCCTTACGGCGGCTTGCTCAACGTTGTG GTGGATGGGCTCTTCATCATTGGCTGGATGTATTTGCCGCCTCATGACCCTCGTGTGGAGGATCCAATGAGAAGACGGCCGCTCTTCCGTATCCACATGTGGGAGAGCAACAAGGCCACTGTGGAGTGTATGTATGGACACAAGGGTCCCCACAAAGGAGACATACAG aCTGTGAAGAAGGATGAATTCTCAACAAAATGTAACCAGACTGATCATCACCGCATGCCAGGAGGCAGACAGGAG gagTTCAGGACATGGTTAGAGGAAGAATGGGGCCGGACACTAGAAGAAATCTTCCATGAGCACATGCAGGAGCTCATCTTGATGAAGTTCATTTATACTAGCCAATATGA taattgtttgacATACCGGCGGATCTATCTGCCTCCTACAATGCCCTCTGACCTGCTGCAGCCAGGCCTCTTCAAAGGAACCTATGGCAGTCACGGTTTGGAGATTGTCATGCTCAGTTTCCACGGGACTTCTGCAAGAGCCACCAAGCTCACT GGAGACCCCAACGTTCCTGCTGGGCAGCTCACTCTGGATGTTGACCTAAGTCGGCCTTTGGTCCTCCCAGACTTGGAGCACCAGCGCAACATAGAGGAGCTGTCGCGGCTGGTTTTAGGAGTACATGAAGAAGTGCAGAGGGAGGCGGAACAACAGGCCAAAGACTCTTCTGCCACAGTGAGAGGCACCGCAGAGGGGGCCTGTGATGGTGCTAGCGGAGCAGAAGGGACGGAGGCAGACCAAGGTGCCTGTTCAGACAGCTGCCAGCCAGGTCCCAGCAGCAGCACCCATCCTCCTGAAGCCCAGCCCTTCACTCTGCCCCTAGGGGTTATGGCTCGCAATGAGGTGTATCCTCGCACCTGCAGGAAATG CTTCTATGGGACAGGCCTGATCGCTGGGCACGGCTTTACAAGTCCAGAGCGCACCCCGGGGCTCTTTGTGCTGTTCGATGAGGACcgttttggtttcatctggctgGAGTTGAAGTCTTTCAGTCTGTACAGTCGCCTGACGGACCACCTAGCCCATGCTCATGCCCCAAACATGGAGCGATTTGAGGCCATGCTACGCAACATGCAGTCCTGGACATCCTGA